One region of Carcharodon carcharias isolate sCarCar2 chromosome 21, sCarCar2.pri, whole genome shotgun sequence genomic DNA includes:
- the LOC121293040 gene encoding vasopressin V2 receptor-like — MRGEFNQSHTQWEIGEGNGTLYTWSKPVPVKIAVLSFVFVLATLGNSIFLCMLWQKRRKNTRTRLFLFNLCAADLVVAFFQVLPQLVWEVTDTFMAPNAVCKAVKYLQIVGMFASTYLLVVMTLDRHQAICKPMTAITKTSLQRYLAVGMAWGFSLVFSLPQIFIFSRQEVQPQVFECWATFIKPWGRKSYITWTTLVIFVIPAAILVACQVKICRTIYLTGKKNRQERIALTKADMTGARVGTASRIPNTLLKTLKMTFLVVLVYILCWAPFFIVQLWSVWDPTGGPTKGSPFSIIMLLASLNSCTNPWIYMAFYH, encoded by the coding sequence ATGAGAGGCGAATTCAATCAAAGTCACACTCAATGGGAGATTGGTGAAGGCAATGGGACTCTTTACACTTGGAGCAAGCCAGTGCCGGTCAAAATAGCCGTGCTCAGCTTCGTCTTCGTCCTGGCAACTTTAGGCAACAGCATCTTCCTCTGCATGTTGTGGCAAAAGCGCAGAAAGAACACTCGCACCCGCCTCTTCCTCTTTAACTTGTGCGCCGCCGATCTGGTGGTTGCCTTTTTCCAGGTGTTGCCCCAGCTCGTGTGGGAGGTGACCGACACGTTCATGGCCCCCAATGCGGTTTGCAAAGCTGTCAAGTACCTGCAGATCGTCGGGATGTTTGCTTCTACCTACCTGCTGGTGGTGATGACCCTCGATCGGCACCAGGCCATTTGCAAGCCCATGACCGCCATCACTAAGACGTCCTTGCAAAGGTACTTGGCCGTCGGCATGGCCTGGGGCTTCTCGTTGGTATTCAGCCTCCCTCAGATCTTCATCTTCTCCAGGCAAGAAGTGCAGCCGCAGGTATTCGAGTGCTGGGCGACTTTCATCAAACCGTGGGGCAGAAAATCCTACATCACTTGGACAACCTTGGTCATCTTTGTGATCCCAGCAGCCATTCTAGTCGCATGCCAGGTCAAAATATGCCGAACCATTTACTTAACTGGAAAAAAGAACAGGCAAGAAAGGATTGCATTGACAAAAGCGGACATGACAGGGGCACGAGTAGGCACTGCCAGCAGAATACCCAACACCTTATTGAAAACACTGAAGATGAcctttttggtggtgttggtgtatATTCTATGTTGGGCACCATTCTTCATTGTGCAGCTCTGGTCCGTTTGGGATCCAACTGGAGGTCCTACCAAAG